The Pseudomonadota bacterium genome window below encodes:
- a CDS encoding SAM-dependent methyltransferase, which yields MQEKHEIRPGQSIELLKELHILTRDGKLNQDSRRKLKQVYHLYQFIEPLLKAVQEDHPDISLVDHGAGKSYLGFILYDLFFKDQDNGSHIWGIETRDELVLKSRALAARLKFSGMSFLELSVAEAIDSKDLPATVDVVTALHACDTATDDAIHFALKKQARFIVVVPCCQAEVAAMLRKNKGQTLAGKSLAEIWRHPLHTREFGSLVTNVLRCLQLEAHGYQVTVTELVGWEHSMKNELIIAIYKDLPRRRPSERLQEVLISLGLEEMSSRFFTPS from the coding sequence ATCCAGGAAAAACACGAAATACGGCCAGGGCAATCCATCGAGCTGCTGAAGGAACTGCACATCCTCACCCGCGACGGGAAGCTGAACCAGGACAGCAGACGCAAGCTCAAGCAGGTCTATCACCTCTATCAATTCATCGAGCCGCTCCTCAAGGCGGTCCAGGAGGATCATCCCGATATCTCCCTGGTGGATCACGGGGCGGGAAAATCCTATCTCGGCTTCATCCTCTACGACCTTTTTTTCAAGGATCAGGACAACGGTTCCCATATCTGGGGCATCGAAACACGGGACGAGCTGGTTTTGAAATCACGGGCTCTTGCGGCACGACTGAAATTTTCCGGCATGTCGTTTCTGGAATTGTCAGTCGCCGAGGCCATTGATTCCAAAGACTTGCCGGCAACGGTTGATGTGGTGACCGCGCTGCATGCCTGCGATACCGCCACCGACGATGCCATTCATTTCGCCTTGAAGAAACAGGCCCGGTTTATCGTGGTGGTACCCTGTTGCCAGGCCGAAGTCGCGGCAATGCTCCGGAAAAACAAAGGCCAGACCCTTGCAGGCAAGAGCCTTGCCGAAATATGGCGGCATCCGCTGCACACGCGCGAATTCGGCAGCCTGGTCACCAATGTGCTCCGTTGTCTGCAACTGGAAGCGCACGGCTATCAGGTCACGGTCACCGAGCTTGTGGGCTGGGAACACTCCATGAAAAACGAACTGATCATCGCCATATACAAAGACCTGCCGCGCCGCCGTCCAAGCGAACGTCTGCAGGAAGTGCTCATAAGCCTTGGCCTTGAAGAAATGAGCTCCCGGTTCTTCACGCCCTCATAA